In Siniperca chuatsi isolate FFG_IHB_CAS linkage group LG16, ASM2008510v1, whole genome shotgun sequence, the following proteins share a genomic window:
- the LOC122863424 gene encoding single-minded homolog 1-like isoform X1, with the protein MKEKSKTAARTRREKENSEFYELAKMLPLPSAITSQLDKASIIRLTTSYLKMRIVFPQGLGEAWGHASRTRSLDNVGRELGSHLLQTLDGFIFVVAPDGKIMYISETASVHLGLSQVELTGNSIYEYVHPADHDEMTAVLTPHQPYHSHFVQEYEMERSFFLRMKCVLAKRNAGLTSGGYKVIHCSGYLKIRQYSLDMSPFEGCYQNVGLVAVGHSLPPSAVTEIKLHSNMFMFRASLDMKLIFLDSRVAELTGYEPQDLIEKTLYHHVHSCDIFHLRCAHHLLLVKGQVTTKYYRFLAKHGGWVWVQSYATIVHNSRSSRPHCIVSVNYVLTDTEYKGMQLSLDQMSPTKPAFPYADSHSEDRKSTKSRPTQAKAKARVSPYPQQFSAFNPERSESDQDSQWGGSPLTDSASPQLLDPSEAAEASCAYRLYPDSGSLCYGLGLSEDDLAHAQTHPHTTTCDRVRCQSGRYFLGTPQSGREAWWDATRSVLSLPKSSVENSEGYEITSYHGAIHGRGHWDEDSVVSSPDGGGSTSDSGERYHGEHFRATPREPSKMETLIRATQQMIKEEESRLQQHKAPLDVSGLAKAHSPCFTSSLSHHSQLTMPSVVCRGPGVPSIDLPSERLHHRDGIKVLGPHDNDENTTSPASLSRLSSPSSDGIPRSGLSITKDYMQTDLSPHPPQPQGSPLLYPAQERQPLDRQAAYALTGYSLEHLYDPENLRSYSGLACGGVQYDVASHVRMQAEQMQGHKATSVIITNGS; encoded by the exons ATGAAGGAGAAATCTAAAACGGCCGCAAGGACTAGACGGGAAAAGGAGAACAGTGAATTTTATGAACTGGCCAAAATGTTGCCTTTACCATCGGCCATCACCTCTCAGCTGGACAAAGCCTCCATAATAAGACTGACAACAAGTTACCTGAAGATGAGAATTGTTTTCCCTCAGG GTTTGGGTGAGGCTTGGGGTCATGCAAGTCGAACAAGGTCTTTGGACAATGTTGGACGAGAGCTGGGATCTCATTTACTGCag ACGTTGGACGGTTTCATCTTTGTTGTGGCTCCAGATGGGAAGATAATGTACATTTCAGAGACGGCGTCGGTCCATTTAGGACTGTCTCAG GTAGAGTTGACTGGGAACAGTATTTATGAATATGTCCATCCAGCCGACCACGACGAGATGACAGCTGTCCTGACTCCACATCAGCCCTATCACTCGCATTTCGTCCAAG AATATGAAATGGAGCGCTCTTTCTTTTTGCGGATGAAATGTGTGCTGGCAAAAAGAAACGCAGGCCTTACCAGCGGTGGATACAAG GTGATCCACTGCAGTGGCTACCTGAAGATCCGTCAGTACAGTTTAGACATGTCACCTTTTGAGGGCTGCTACCAGAACGTGGGTTTGGTGGCTGTGGGCCACTCTCTGCCGCCGAGCGCTGTGACTGAGATCAAACTGCACAGtaacatgtttatgttcagAGCCAGTTTGGACATGAAGCTCATCTTCCTGGACTCCAG GGTGGCAGAGCTGACAGGTTATGAGCCCCAGGACCTGATAGAGAAAACCTTGTACCATCACGTCCACAGCTGTGACATCTTCCACCTCCGCTGTGCACACCACCTCT TGCTGGTAAAAGGCCAAGTCACTACTAAGTATTATCGTTTCCTGGCGAAGCACGGCGGCTGGGTCTGGGTCCAGAGTTACGCCACAATCGTCCACAATAGCCGGTCCTCAAGACCCCACTGCATAGTCAGCGTCAACTATGTCCTCAC GGATACTGAGTATAAGGGAATGCAGCTGTCCTTGGACCAAATGAGCCCCACCAAGCCAGCCTTCCCCTACGCTGACAGTCACAGTGAAGACAGGAAGAGCACCAAGTCACGTCCGACCCAGGCGAAGGCCAAAGCCAGAGTGTCACCCTACCCACAG caATTTTCAGCTTTCAATCCAGAGCGCTCAGAGTCAGACCAAGACAGCCAATGGGGAGGGAGTCCGCTGACTGACTCTGCATCTCCTCAGCTGTTAGATCCCAGTGAGGCTGCGGAGGCATCTTGTGCCTATCGACTGTATCCAGACTCAGGTTCCCTGTGCTACGGCCTGGGTCTATCAGAAGACGATCTCGCCCATGCCCAAACACATCCTCACACCACCACTTGTGACCGCGTGCGATGCCAGAGCGGCCGCTACTTCCTAGGAACCCCCCAGTCGGGAAGAGAGGCGTGGTGGGATGCCACTCGCTCTGTGCTCTCGCTGCCGAAATCGTCCGTGGAGAACAGCGAGGGCTACGAAATCACATCCTACCATGGAGCCATTCACG GACGGGGCCACTGGGATGAAGACAGTGTAGTGAGTTCACCTGATGGAGGCGGGTCCACCAGTGATTCAGGTGAACGTTACCATGGTGAACACTTCCGGGCAACCCCTCGGGAGCCTAGCAAGATGGAGACCCTGATCCGAGCTACGCAGCAGATGatcaaagaggaagagagcCGTCTGCAGCAACACAAGGCGCCGCTGGACGTTTCAGGCCTCGCCAAAGCTCACAGCCCGTGCTTCACCTCCTCACTATCCCATCACTCCCAGCTCACCATGCCCAGCGTGGTGTGCCGTGGCCCCGGAGTACCCAGCATCGACCTCCCCTCTGAACGCCTCCATCACCGGGACGGCATCAAAGTGCTCGGTCCACATGACAATGACGAAAACACAACCAGTCCGGCATCTCTGTCTCGCCTCAGCAGCCCCAGCTCTGATGGGATCCCCAGGTCGGGTCTCTCCATCACCAAAGACTATATGCAGACGGATCTGTCCCCCCACCCTCCACAGCCCCAGGGGAGCCCGCTGCTCTATCCAGCCCAGGAGAGGCAGCCACTGGACAGGCAAGCGGCCTATGCTTTGACTGGGTACTCCCTGGAGCACCTGTATGACCCGGAGAACCTGCGGAGTTACTCGGGCCTGGCCTGTGGAGGAGTCCAGTATGATGTGGCATCCCATGTGAGGATGCAGGCCGAGCAGATGCAGGGACACAAGGCCACCTCAGTTATCATAACCAATGGGAGCTGA
- the LOC122863424 gene encoding single-minded homolog 1-like isoform X2, which produces MTAVLTPHQPYHSHFVQEYEMERSFFLRMKCVLAKRNAGLTSGGYKVIHCSGYLKIRQYSLDMSPFEGCYQNVGLVAVGHSLPPSAVTEIKLHSNMFMFRASLDMKLIFLDSRVAELTGYEPQDLIEKTLYHHVHSCDIFHLRCAHHLLLVKGQVTTKYYRFLAKHGGWVWVQSYATIVHNSRSSRPHCIVSVNYVLTDTEYKGMQLSLDQMSPTKPAFPYADSHSEDRKSTKSRPTQAKAKARVSPYPQQFSAFNPERSESDQDSQWGGSPLTDSASPQLLDPSEAAEASCAYRLYPDSGSLCYGLGLSEDDLAHAQTHPHTTTCDRVRCQSGRYFLGTPQSGREAWWDATRSVLSLPKSSVENSEGYEITSYHGAIHGRGHWDEDSVVSSPDGGGSTSDSGERYHGEHFRATPREPSKMETLIRATQQMIKEEESRLQQHKAPLDVSGLAKAHSPCFTSSLSHHSQLTMPSVVCRGPGVPSIDLPSERLHHRDGIKVLGPHDNDENTTSPASLSRLSSPSSDGIPRSGLSITKDYMQTDLSPHPPQPQGSPLLYPAQERQPLDRQAAYALTGYSLEHLYDPENLRSYSGLACGGVQYDVASHVRMQAEQMQGHKATSVIITNGS; this is translated from the exons ATGACAGCTGTCCTGACTCCACATCAGCCCTATCACTCGCATTTCGTCCAAG AATATGAAATGGAGCGCTCTTTCTTTTTGCGGATGAAATGTGTGCTGGCAAAAAGAAACGCAGGCCTTACCAGCGGTGGATACAAG GTGATCCACTGCAGTGGCTACCTGAAGATCCGTCAGTACAGTTTAGACATGTCACCTTTTGAGGGCTGCTACCAGAACGTGGGTTTGGTGGCTGTGGGCCACTCTCTGCCGCCGAGCGCTGTGACTGAGATCAAACTGCACAGtaacatgtttatgttcagAGCCAGTTTGGACATGAAGCTCATCTTCCTGGACTCCAG GGTGGCAGAGCTGACAGGTTATGAGCCCCAGGACCTGATAGAGAAAACCTTGTACCATCACGTCCACAGCTGTGACATCTTCCACCTCCGCTGTGCACACCACCTCT TGCTGGTAAAAGGCCAAGTCACTACTAAGTATTATCGTTTCCTGGCGAAGCACGGCGGCTGGGTCTGGGTCCAGAGTTACGCCACAATCGTCCACAATAGCCGGTCCTCAAGACCCCACTGCATAGTCAGCGTCAACTATGTCCTCAC GGATACTGAGTATAAGGGAATGCAGCTGTCCTTGGACCAAATGAGCCCCACCAAGCCAGCCTTCCCCTACGCTGACAGTCACAGTGAAGACAGGAAGAGCACCAAGTCACGTCCGACCCAGGCGAAGGCCAAAGCCAGAGTGTCACCCTACCCACAG caATTTTCAGCTTTCAATCCAGAGCGCTCAGAGTCAGACCAAGACAGCCAATGGGGAGGGAGTCCGCTGACTGACTCTGCATCTCCTCAGCTGTTAGATCCCAGTGAGGCTGCGGAGGCATCTTGTGCCTATCGACTGTATCCAGACTCAGGTTCCCTGTGCTACGGCCTGGGTCTATCAGAAGACGATCTCGCCCATGCCCAAACACATCCTCACACCACCACTTGTGACCGCGTGCGATGCCAGAGCGGCCGCTACTTCCTAGGAACCCCCCAGTCGGGAAGAGAGGCGTGGTGGGATGCCACTCGCTCTGTGCTCTCGCTGCCGAAATCGTCCGTGGAGAACAGCGAGGGCTACGAAATCACATCCTACCATGGAGCCATTCACG GACGGGGCCACTGGGATGAAGACAGTGTAGTGAGTTCACCTGATGGAGGCGGGTCCACCAGTGATTCAGGTGAACGTTACCATGGTGAACACTTCCGGGCAACCCCTCGGGAGCCTAGCAAGATGGAGACCCTGATCCGAGCTACGCAGCAGATGatcaaagaggaagagagcCGTCTGCAGCAACACAAGGCGCCGCTGGACGTTTCAGGCCTCGCCAAAGCTCACAGCCCGTGCTTCACCTCCTCACTATCCCATCACTCCCAGCTCACCATGCCCAGCGTGGTGTGCCGTGGCCCCGGAGTACCCAGCATCGACCTCCCCTCTGAACGCCTCCATCACCGGGACGGCATCAAAGTGCTCGGTCCACATGACAATGACGAAAACACAACCAGTCCGGCATCTCTGTCTCGCCTCAGCAGCCCCAGCTCTGATGGGATCCCCAGGTCGGGTCTCTCCATCACCAAAGACTATATGCAGACGGATCTGTCCCCCCACCCTCCACAGCCCCAGGGGAGCCCGCTGCTCTATCCAGCCCAGGAGAGGCAGCCACTGGACAGGCAAGCGGCCTATGCTTTGACTGGGTACTCCCTGGAGCACCTGTATGACCCGGAGAACCTGCGGAGTTACTCGGGCCTGGCCTGTGGAGGAGTCCAGTATGATGTGGCATCCCATGTGAGGATGCAGGCCGAGCAGATGCAGGGACACAAGGCCACCTCAGTTATCATAACCAATGGGAGCTGA